The following proteins are encoded in a genomic region of Desulfonatronum thiodismutans:
- a CDS encoding PAS domain S-box protein, producing the protein MHQIELEIQNDELRATQAALEQSRNRYHELYDFAPVGYFCLDENNLIREVNLVGAELLGLERALLIRQRFSRFIAPDSQDAFYFHRKRVLASEGKQVCELVLVNKDGSRFHAQLQTTSVVDDAAKTDRLRIAVMDITARVRLEAELKVANEELEQRVEARASELIKANLELRKEIVLRRQIELELQKSEEKYRIVVENANEGIIVTQNSEIKFSNANFENITGYTREELAGLPIVDLVHPDDVAMVMEYQARAMREQVQPQSYNARVVGKAGQIRWLRNKRVLIEWNDRPAVLSFLDDITAQMHSEKVLKEIDEQLKNIFLESPIGIAVYDAHGLMYGVNKSYLTIYGMPDATRVLGTSLFDDPLLSSETKERLLAGNAIREEVVVDFPKAVDGGVLDPTRTKELYLDVLITPLGMSTGDAVVGYMTQIQDITEEKGAQRSIHALSQQLIRAHEAERLMISRELHDRVGQDLSTLKIGLDSLRHEHRIQNPECLEKLTAFSDLTQQAIMVVRDLAYELRPPGLDQFGFVRAMTQYGKDFAEKTGLDIRMTFTGVENSSLDVDAEINLYRLVQESLNNIHKHALARRAVVRMVASFPKIILRIEDDGLGFDPVQRMAGATAEKRMGLHSMRERATLLGGTMRIRSRLGKGTQILVELPYERKPHDSEKNSIDR; encoded by the coding sequence GTGCATCAGATTGAGCTGGAAATCCAGAATGACGAACTGCGTGCGACTCAGGCGGCTCTTGAACAGTCCCGGAACAGGTATCACGAACTCTATGACTTTGCCCCTGTCGGATACTTTTGCCTGGACGAGAACAATCTGATCAGGGAGGTCAACCTTGTCGGCGCGGAACTCCTGGGTCTGGAAAGGGCGCTTTTGATCCGGCAGCGATTTTCCCGCTTCATCGCCCCGGACTCCCAGGATGCGTTCTATTTCCATCGAAAAAGAGTGCTTGCGTCCGAGGGCAAGCAGGTTTGCGAACTTGTGCTCGTGAACAAGGACGGCTCGCGATTCCACGCCCAACTGCAAACCACGTCCGTGGTTGACGACGCAGCGAAGACCGATCGTTTGCGCATCGCGGTCATGGACATCACCGCGCGTGTCCGTCTCGAAGCGGAACTGAAGGTCGCGAACGAGGAACTGGAACAGCGGGTCGAGGCCCGCGCGAGTGAACTGATAAAAGCAAACCTGGAGCTCCGGAAGGAAATTGTTCTGCGTCGCCAGATCGAGCTGGAATTGCAGAAATCCGAAGAAAAATACCGCATCGTGGTTGAAAACGCGAATGAAGGTATTATCGTCACGCAAAATTCCGAAATTAAATTTTCAAATGCCAATTTTGAAAATATTACAGGATATACCAGGGAAGAGTTAGCCGGTTTGCCCATCGTTGATCTTGTCCATCCGGACGATGTCGCGATGGTCATGGAATATCAAGCGCGGGCAATGCGGGAGCAGGTGCAGCCACAGTCATATAATGCGAGAGTGGTCGGCAAGGCGGGGCAAATACGATGGCTGCGAAACAAAAGGGTGCTGATCGAATGGAACGACCGACCGGCCGTCCTGAGCTTTCTTGACGATATTACCGCTCAGATGCACTCCGAAAAGGTGCTGAAGGAGATCGACGAACAGCTCAAGAATATTTTTCTGGAGTCGCCCATCGGCATCGCGGTCTATGATGCGCACGGCCTTATGTACGGAGTGAACAAATCCTATTTGACAATTTACGGAATGCCTGATGCAACCCGAGTCCTTGGAACATCGCTCTTTGACGACCCTCTGCTGAGCAGTGAGACGAAAGAAAGACTGCTGGCGGGCAACGCGATCCGGGAGGAGGTCGTTGTCGATTTTCCAAAAGCCGTTGATGGCGGCGTGCTTGATCCAACAAGAACGAAGGAGCTGTATCTGGACGTGCTGATCACCCCGCTGGGGATGAGCACGGGCGATGCCGTGGTCGGATATATGACCCAGATTCAGGACATTACGGAGGAAAAAGGCGCTCAACGGAGCATTCATGCTCTTTCCCAACAGCTCATCAGGGCCCATGAAGCCGAGCGTCTGATGATATCCCGCGAGCTTCACGATCGCGTGGGACAGGACCTTTCGACCTTGAAAATCGGCCTTGATTCCTTGCGACACGAGCACCGCATTCAGAATCCGGAGTGTTTGGAGAAATTGACGGCGTTCTCCGATCTCACGCAACAGGCCATCATGGTTGTCCGGGACCTGGCCTATGAACTGCGTCCCCCAGGTCTTGATCAGTTCGGATTCGTGCGGGCCATGACGCAATACGGCAAGGATTTCGCCGAGAAAACAGGGCTTGATATTCGCATGACCTTTACGGGCGTGGAAAATTCGTCTCTTGATGTCGATGCCGAGATCAATCTGTACCGGCTGGTCCAGGAAAGCCTGAACAACATCCACAAGCATGCCTTGGCCAGGCGGGCTGTCGTGAGGATGGTGGCATCCTTTCCGAAAATCATCTTGCGGATTGAAGATGACGGCCTCGGCTTTGATCCGGTGCAACGGATGGCGGGCGCGACCGCGGAGAAGCGCATGGGCCTGCACAGCATGCGGGAACGGGCCACCCTGCTCGGAGGCACGATGCGCATCCGCTCACGACTGGGAAAAGGCACGCAAATCCTGGTCGAACTCCCTTATGAAAGGAAACCTCATGACTCAGAAAAAAACAGTATTGATCGTTGA
- a CDS encoding response regulator has protein sequence MTQKKTVLIVDDHPLYREGLKAIINRSPIFEVVGEAGDGKAGLQQAKELRPDLALVDISMPEKGGIDLVQDLKSLRPETRILVVSMHSRIDYITKAFQAGALGYMVKESAGDGLLKAMEAVANEEFFLDSSLSREVILKISKIPDAQTVVINGDYGSLTSREQEILRLLAEGQTAKEIANRLAISPKTVENHRVNIMRKLELRRPIDLIRYAVRIGLIDVDQWKD, from the coding sequence ATGACTCAGAAAAAAACAGTATTGATCGTTGATGATCACCCGCTCTACAGGGAAGGTTTGAAGGCAATTATCAATCGAAGCCCGATATTCGAGGTGGTCGGGGAAGCCGGCGACGGGAAGGCGGGGCTTCAGCAAGCCAAAGAGTTGCGGCCCGATCTTGCCCTGGTGGACATATCCATGCCCGAAAAAGGCGGCATCGATCTGGTCCAGGATCTGAAAAGCCTTCGGCCCGAGACGCGGATCCTGGTTGTCAGCATGCATTCCAGGATAGACTACATCACCAAGGCCTTCCAGGCCGGGGCACTGGGGTACATGGTCAAGGAATCCGCCGGCGATGGGCTGCTGAAAGCAATGGAAGCCGTGGCCAACGAAGAGTTTTTCCTGGACAGTTCGCTGTCCCGGGAAGTGATCCTGAAAATCTCAAAAATTCCTGATGCGCAGACGGTCGTCATCAATGGCGACTACGGGAGCCTGACCTCCCGCGAGCAAGAGATCCTGCGGCTGCTGGCGGAAGGGCAAACAGCCAAGGAAATAGCGAATCGGCTAGCCATCAGCCCGAAAACAGTCGAAAATCACCGCGTCAACATCATGCGCAAGCTCGAACTCCGACGGCCCATCGACCTGATTCGCTACGCGGTCCGAATCGGGCTGATCGATGTGGACCAGTGGAAGGATTGA
- a CDS encoding Thivi_2564 family membrane protein, with product MPIINLIIILVVIGVVLWLVNNYIPMDGKIKQILNVVVIIAVIIWLLSVFGVIGSLSGIRVGG from the coding sequence ATGCCCATAATTAATTTGATTATTATTCTGGTCGTCATCGGCGTTGTTCTCTGGCTGGTCAACAACTACATCCCCATGGACGGAAAAATTAAACAAATACTGAATGTCGTCGTGATTATTGCTGTTATCATATGGTTGTTAAGTGTCTTTGGAGTAATAGGATCTCTGTCAGGAATACGAGTCGGAGGTTGA